A genomic window from Pocillopora verrucosa isolate sample1 chromosome 7, ASM3666991v2, whole genome shotgun sequence includes:
- the LOC131775011 gene encoding endoplasmic reticulum membrane-associated RNA degradation protein encodes MNSVASFLSGYIRQLICESFEKLEGAGINAMNSKTSDCGFTAGGYLQWEKIGTVLGQDIINDHANCDYHDAVTRLHPVCCAVHHELISLQPHEFETQYMPSLLWTGCERRFIECFALLKSSNTADYNLCLLLLTSSLEHALGDVYLSYSCAPQCPSLLKDLLATQELKEVFGETVIRLLHILIGPPSSLNLRNILWHGFAGPGEVPIQYASLLLVITASLNVKLKDPPFCSRPIKRRPSIALSTCADNKLHSIFPALEPCNMTEIFNLLNSSFFIIPNMLPLWLTALDYFKEQRFDLCVMLLLPQLEHGLRRVFASINNCPHRVLTAESTVLYTTFDEILAPVLQDGSENLLRQELGDALMEMLLDVLVHSEGPRIRDHISHGEVDLCEISQQLANHILCICTAFAGSYLDSDTGNFPITTRICEATKFYKSLFHPISLLAKVVHNLALSLLKWKDLPKPSGEECEELDCERNKSAAHFPNVSRALQAVIMISTIFTEESLTKILPCQFDLDNIDTFFPRCLQILDTASFPTLFRCKGELEIAMLLHRIVQHGTVTFEQICEVAAMRYKQWKNRELRQRQRANYKRLWNHLPFICAVLQLMVLVVIEELHQLPRSSENRHRSTFIKFLKRCLQCSENMESLSSKSKNKWDECCSVGETFVDCVQSYYTELRHKLES; translated from the exons ATGAACAGCGTTGCTTCTTTCCTGTCCGGTTATATTCGTCAGCTGATTTGCGAATCTTTTGAAAAGCTTGAAGGTGCTGGAATTAACGCGATGAATTCGAAAACGTCTGACTGTGGTTTTACAGCGGGTGGTTATTTGCAATGGGAAAAAATTGGGACAGTTCTTGGGCAAG ATATAATAAACGATCATGCCAACTGCGATTATCATGATGCTGTGACAAGGTTACATCCAGTTTGTTGTGCTGTCCACCATGAGCTTATCAGTCTACAGCCACATGAATTTGAAACACAATACATGCCTAGTCTTCTTTGGACTGGATGTGAAAGGAGATTTATAGAGTGCTTCGCACTTCTCAAATCTTCAAACACTGCTGATTACAACTTGTGCCTGCTATTGTTGACGTCTTCCTTGGAGCATGCACTGGGTGATGTGTATTTGTCATACTCTTGTGCTCCCCAGTGTCCATCTCTACTTAAAGACTTGTTAGCAACACAAGAGCTGAAAGAAGTGTTTGGTGAAACAGTGATAAGGCTTTTACACATCTTAATTGGCCCTCCCTCAAGCCTAAACCTTAGGAATATTTTGTGGCATGGCTTTGCAGGACCTGGAGAAGTTCCTATTCA GTATGCCTCACTGCTGCTGGTGATTACTGCCTCACTGAATGTCAAGTTAAAAGACCCTCCATTTTGTTCAAGACCGATTAAGAGGAGACCTTCAATTGCCTTGTCAACTTGTGCTGACAATAAACTTCACAGTATTTTTCCTGCTTTAGAACCATGTAACATGACTGAGATATTCAATTTACTTAATTCAAGTTTCTTTATCATTCCAAATATGCTTCCATTGTGGCTTACAGCACTTGATTACTTTAAAGAGCAAAG ATTTGATTTGTGTGTCATGCTGTTGCTCCCTCAATTAGAACATGGTCTAAGGAGAGTATTTGCTTCCATAAATAACTGTCCACACAGAGTTCTAACGGCAGAATCAACAGTATTGTATACAACATTTGATGAG attCTTGCACCAGTTTTACAAGATGGCTCAGAAAACCTTTTGAGGCAGGAATTAGGAGATGCCCTCATGGAAATGTTGCTAGATGTTCTTGTGCATTCAGAGGGACCAAGAATTAGAGACCACATCAGCCATGGTGAAGTGGATCTGTGCGAGATTTCACAGCAGTTAGCCAATCACATTCTGTGCATTTGTACAGCATTTGCTGGATCATATTTGGACTCAGATACCGGCAATTTCCCAATTACCACAAGGATCtgtgaagcaacaaaattttacaagtccCTTTTTCATCCTATATCCCTCTTAGCAAAGGTTGTACACAATCTTGCTTTGTCATTACTGAAGTGGAAAGATCTACCAAAACCATCTGGTGAAGAATGTGAGGAGTTGGATTGTGAGAGGAACAAAAGTGCTGCTCATTTTCCAAATGTGTCAAGAGCCCTCCAAGCTGTTATTATGATATCAACCATTTTTACTGAAGAAAGTTTAACTAAAATCTTACCTTGCCAATTTGATTTGGATAACATTGACACTtttttcccaagatgtttgcAAATCTTGGACACTGCCTCATTTCCTACTCTGTTCAGGTGCAAAGGAGAGCTAGAGATAGCTATGTTGTTACATAGGATTGTGCAACATGGAACAGTAACATTTGAGCAG ATATGTGAAGTAGCGGCCATGAGATACAAACAGTGGAAGAATAGAGAGCTCCGACAGCGGCAGAGAGCAAATTATAAACGTCTGTGGAACCACCTGCCCTTCATATGTGCCGTTCTGCAGCTGATGGTGCTGGTTGTTATTGAAGAATTGCATCAGCTTCCAAGGAGCTCGGAAAATAGGCATAGGAGTACATTCATCAA ATTCTTAAAGCGATGTCTTCAATGCAGTGAAAATATGGAGTCGTTATCCAGTAAATCTAAAAACAAATGGGACGAATGCTGTTCTGTAGGAGAAACTTTTGTGGATTGTGTGCAAAGTTATTATACTGAACTTCGTCATAAATTGGAATCATGA
- the LOC131775021 gene encoding glutathione-specific gamma-glutamylcyclotransferase 1-like: MIEKVNSQSNSKDDASRSLWVFGYGSLIWKPDFPFEYCVVGHIDGFVRRFYQGSTWHRGDSEKPGRVVTLVEEKQGRVWGIAYKVARENANLALGKLNEREIALGGYDLRHLSFSCNEKPSHRFNVVAYAATPKNALYLGPASPEQIASQIAYAKGNSGLNVEYLVRLADFMREKVPDYDERHLFDLEKLVKKELGLSTDAFTSWTQLKYNLTSRG, translated from the exons ATGATTGAGAAAGTTAATTCTCAATCAAATAGTAAAGACGATGCTTCAAGGAGTTTGTGGGTTTTTGGCTACGGTTCTTTGATTTGGAAACCCGATTTTCCTTTCGAATACTGCGTTGTCGGCCATATCGATGGATTCGTCCGGCGATTTTATCAGGGAAGCACTTGGCATCGTGGTGATTCCGAAAAG ccagGTAGAGTGGTAACCTTGGTGGAGGAAAAACAG gGCCGTGTATGGGGCATCGCATACAAGGTAGCGAGGGAAAACGCAAATCTTGCCTTGGGAAAACTCAACGAACGTGAAATCGCTCTAGGGGGCTATGATCTTCGTCATTTATCTTTCAGTTGTAACGAGAAACCTTCACACAGATTCAATGTGGTGGCGTATGCTGCGACTCCAAAAAATGCTCTGTATCTTGGACCAGCCTCGCCAGAGCAGATCGCCTCACAAATTGCCTACGCAAAGGGGAATTCTGGCCTGAATGTAGAGTACCTTGTTCGTTTAGCGGACTTTATGAGGGAAAAAGTGCCAGATTATGACGAACGACACCTGTTTGATTTGGAGAAATTAGTCAAGAAAGAGTTAGGACTTTCCACTGATGCTTTCACGTCATGGACTCAGCTAAAATACAACTTAACGAGTCGAGGATGA
- the LOC131775029 gene encoding uncharacterized protein, with protein MEKHAMFLLLISFAASFAQKRVVRPLNIAHRGSSGRLPEHTVEAYRLGVEDGADYIECDVCITKDLVPICRHESWLNHTTNVWENQTLHSKVKTYKVFQPYSNTTKTITDIFTVDLTLAEIKTIGVNQKYPFRDPNFNGLFKIPTLQEYIDVAKSVNRVVGIYPEIKNPEWVNSLEILRSKNTTFEDVVLDVLHKNGYRKKDSPCYVQSFSEKSIRELKTKTELPLVKLFDYPFPEAKLQELSSICAGIGVWKNLIIPQRNGYLQKTTDLLTNARKNNLVVHAYTFRNEDKYLAWNYTQDHYNEYQKFFDLQVDGYFTDFPASLKRFLDMKFTSELTPKPCPSGVPGTHKGGYPVPALVLIVTLIHKFLK; from the exons ATGGAAAAGCATGCGATGTTTCTGTTGTTGATATCGTTTGCAGCATCTTTCGCCCAGAAACGGGTTGTCAGGCCACTGAATATTGCACACCGTGGCAGCTCCGGTAGATTACCTGAACACACCGTTGAGGCATACAG GTTGGGTGTTGAAGATGGCGCAGACTACATTGAATGCGATGTCTGTATCACCAAGGATCTGGTGCCCATTTGCCGCCACGAGAGCTGGCTGAATCACACCACTAATGTCTGGGAAAACCAAACCCTTCACTCCAAAGTGAAGACTTACAAGGTGTTCCAACCTTATTCAAACACTACTAAGACTATCACCGACATCTTCACTGTGGATCTCACTTTGGCAGAGATCAAAACCATCGGCGTTAATCAGAAGTATCCATTCAGAGATCCAAATTTTAACGGCTTGTTTAAAATTCCTACACTTCAGGAGTACATTGATGTCGCCAAATCTGTCAACAGAGTTGTAGGAATATACCCTGAGATTAAAAATCCAGAGTGGGTAAATTCGTTAGAAATTTTGCGAAGTAAAAACACAACTTTCGAGGATGTGGTTCTCGACGTTTTGCACAAGAATGGATATCGTAAAAAAGACTCCCCTTGTTATGTACAGTCTTTCAGCGAGAAAAGCATTAGAGAATTGAAGACGAAAACCGAGCTGCCTTTGGTGAAACTTTTTGATTATCCCTTTCCTGAAGCAAAGCTCCAAGAACTGTCCTCTATCTGTGCTGGTATTGGTGTTTGGAAGAACCTGATTATACCACAGCGTAATGGCTATCTGCAGAAAACAACCGATCTCCTCACCAATGCACGCAAGAACAACCTGGTGGTTCATGCTTACACGTTCAGGAACGAAGACAAATACTTGGCGTGGAATTACACCCAAGATCATTATAACGAGTATCAAAAGTTCTTTGATCTTCAGGTTGATGGATATTTTACAGATTTCCCTGCCAGCCTCAAGCGATTTTTGGATATGAAATTCACTTCTGAACTGACGCCAAAACCTTGTCCCAGTGGCGTCCCTGGGACACACAAGGGTGGGTATCCTGTGCCAGCTCTTGTTCTCATCGTCACGCTTATCCATAAGTTTCTCAAGTAG
- the LOC136282318 gene encoding uncharacterized protein: MDRMVSLKEIQKHNKVDNAWIVIDGKVYNVSSYIASHPGGDSILKNVGGDATEGFHNQPAHRVVKNHIVSLLQKFYVGLLAPEEENFDNQP; this comes from the exons ATGGATCGTATGGTctctttgaaagaaattcagaaaCACAACAAGGTGGACAACGCTTGGATAGTGATCGATGGGAAG GTGTACAATGTATCAAGCTACATAGCTAGTCATCCTGGTGGGGATTCCATTCTTAAAAATGTTGGAGGAGATGCAACAGAAGGCTTCCACAACCAACCTGCACACAGAGTTGTTAAGAATCACATTGTTTCCTTGTTGCAAAAGTTTTATGTGGGTCTCTTGGCACCAGAAGAGGAAAACTTTGATAATCAACCATAG